ACAGCTTTTGAACGATAAAACCAAGGGCGATTGGGATGACAATGACCTTCACGATGGACATGAAAAGACTCGCAGGCGCCACATCGATGTATTCACTCGCAAATAAAAAGATGAGTGCAGGTGTGACAAATGGAGCGAGCAAGGTCGTGACAGATGTAATCGTGACCGATAAAGCAACATCGCCTTTTGACAGGAAGGTCATTACATTCGAGGCTGTTCCGCCTGGGCAGCAGCCAACTAAAATGACACCGATAGCGATTTCCGGCGGAAGATCAAATAGCTTAACCAGCAAAAAGGCCAATGTCGGCATAATGATGAACTGACCGGCTACCCCAACGAGAACATCCTTCGGCCTTGTCAGTACTTCCTTAAAATCAGCCGCTGAAATGGTCAATCCCATCCCGAACATGACTATCCCTAGCAAAATCGTAATATAGGCGGCAATCCATGAAAAACCGCTCGGAATAAAGAAAGCTAGCGCCGCAAAGATAAGCACCCATACCGCAAATGTACTGCTGACAAATTGACTGAAACGTTCTAATGCTTTCATCGTCCACCCCACTGATTTTTTATTTTGTTTAATAGAAGAATTCTCGCTGTAGGAGTTAGGCCCTATTACAGGAATGACCATCCATCAGCCGCATTCCTCACACTCCATAAATTGCTCCAGTCTCCGAATGGCGCCCGCCACTCTCTCTGCTGTAATCGGACCGACTTTCATGACATGAATGGACTCACTCGCCAGTGTCGCCTTTTTAGCGATTTCTTCCATTATCGCTTTTGTTACATCCTCCACCCCTAAATCAATTAATGATAAAGGAAGACCCAGCTCCTCATAAAACGGTTGAAGCTCGACAATTTCCATCCATTTGTCCTCGAGCACAAGCTGAACCAAAATGCCATAAGCCACCTTATCCCCATGCAAGGCATGATGGGTTTCCTCCAGTGCCGTTAACCCGTTGTGAATCGAATGCGCACCAGCAATCCGACCGTAATGATCCCCATAGCCGCCCACCATGCCGCCATACATCATGATCGTCTCCGCTACTTGGATGAAGTCTTCATTCACTTCCCCTGCCTTTGCAGCAGCCACCGCTCCACGGGCTGATTGAAGCAGCAGGTCCTTACATTGTCTTGCGGCAAAATGGGCGATTTGCAGAGGTACAGGCTTAGGATCAATGTCCGCTATCTGCACATCGGCTTCATACCATTTAGCTAAGGTGTCTCCAATGCCGGCAATGAGCATCCTAACTGGAGCCTCAGCTAAAATTCGCGGCTCCACCAGCACGAGACTGGTACAAACCGGATAGATGTCATAACGAATGAAGGCACCTGATTCATCATAGATTACACTCAATGGCGTCCATGGCGAACAATTCGATGCCAAGGTCGGGATGAGAATTGCCTGCCTCCCAGTCTCATCGCACACCGCCTTCACAAGATCGAGCACCTTTCCGCCTCCGACGCCGATGACCGCATCCAAGGAATGCTGCTTGACCAGCCCGGCCACCGCTTCGATTTCGGATAATGTGCAGTCTCCTCCGTATGTATATTCCTCAGCTTGTACCTCTTCCATTTGCGGCCAATACGACTTAGCTGCCTCCCACGATTTTTCTCCATGAACGACCAGTACCTTACGGAGATTACGTTCCAATAGCTTTGCTTCCAATAAATCTAAGGCATTCTCTTTCAAGATATATTCACTTGGTGCTGCATGAACGGAAAATACGGTCATTTTCATCACTCATTTCTATCGTTGTAGGGTAAAACCCTGCCTTTTTATAAAAAAAGCAGGGAGTGCCATCCAATTATTTACTTTCTATCTAACCTCTTTGTTTTGGATGGTTCAAGATTTTATTTCATCCATTCAGGCTTGCCAAACCCTTCAAATTCCTCATCAATCACTTTCTCGAATGCATCTGCCTCGACGACTTTTAATAGATCCTTAGCAAGCTGTGAATCTTCCTTATCTGCCTTGACAGCTACTACATTGCGGTACTGATCAGCCATATTCTCAAGTGCTAATGCACTTAATAAATCCATCTTTGCAGCGAGTGCGAAGTTTCCTGGGACAGCGGCGAGGTCGGCGCTGTCAACAGAGCGAGGAAGCTGGCCTGATTCAAGCGGCTGGAATTTCAGGTTTTTCTTGTTCTCAACGATATCCTTTTCAGATACCTTAAGCGGATCCGCCTTTTCATCCACGACGAGTAATCCTTCATCCTGAAGCGTCGTGAATGCACGGGCTGCATTGACCGGGTCATTCGGAATGGTGATGGTCGCGCCATCCTTCACTTCATCGAATGATTTGTAGGTGTTTGAATAAATGCCCATCGGCGCCGTCGGTACGGTAATTAAAGCGGATAAATCCATGCTGTTCTCTTTTTCAAAGTTTTCTAGGTAAATCGTATGCTGGAATAGGTTCGCATCAATATCACCCGTATCAAGTGCTTTGTTCGGCTGGATATAATCACTGAATTCCACTACCTCTACCTTATAGCCCAATTCCTCCAAGCCTGGCTTAATGGCTTTTGTGACCATATCGCTATAAGGACCGGACGTGGCGCCAATTTTAATATCCTTCGACTCCGTGCTTGCGTCCCCGCTGCTTTCATTGCCTCCGCACGCTGCCAGTACACTTATAACTACTAATAAAATAAATGCTGTTAACCCCTTTTTCATGAACCATTTCCCCTTTTCTATTTATCTTTTATCGATAACCTTTGCGATGAAATCACCAGCAAATTGGATAACCTGAACTAAAACAATCAATATAATGACGGTTGCAATCATGATGGTATTATCATAGCGGTAATAGCCGTAGCGAATCGCCAAATCGCCAATCCCGCCGCCCCCGACCGTTCCGGCCATGGCAGAGAAACCAATCAAGCTGATCAATGTCAGAGTAATACCTGAGATGATTCCGGATCTCGCTTCAAGCAAGAGGACATCTTTTATAATCATCCACGGTGTTGCACCAGCTGCAATCGCGGCTTCGATGACACCCTTATCAATCTCCCGCAATGACGTTTCAACGATTCTCGCAAAAAACGGAATCGCCGCCACAGATAGCGATACACTCGCTGCTGCCGGTCCAATCGTCGTATTGACAATCAAGTCGGTCAACGGGATGAGAGCAACCAACAAAATAATAAACGGGATACTGCGGATGAGATTGACGAAAAATCCTAGAATCGTCTGTACCGTTTTGTTTTCCCAAAACAGACCCTTATCTGTTACATAAAGAATAATCCCGACGGGCAAGCCAATCACAATCGCAACAGCGAGGGAAATTGTAATCATGTAAATCGTCTGCAGAAACGCCGTGTTGATCTCTGGAATCAGCTCAACAAAGTGGTTGAAATCAAAGCCCATGCTGGATCACCTCCACTTCTGCTTCGCGATTTTTTATATAAGAGATGGCTTTATGAATCTCTTCCTTCTGTCCGCGAAGCTCCATGATAAAAATACCGAGCGGCAAATCCTGTATGTATTCAATCGAGCCATGTAAGAAATTGCCCTTCACTTGGAATTGCTGAAGCGTATCTGAGATGACGCCCTCCCCAGCAACCGTCCCCCTGAATGTCACCTTGACAATCGGACCCTCGCATTCCTTGTAAATGGCTTCGGGTATGTCGAACGAGACCACACTACTGATGAATTCCTTTGTCAGATCGGTCTGCGGTTTAGCGAAAATTTCATACACCGAGCCTTCCTCGATGACCCTGCCATCCTGCATGATCGCCATCCGGTGACAAATTTCCTTCACGACATTCATCTCATGCGTAATCAAGACAATTGTGATGTTGAGCTCCTGATTGATTTTTTTCAATAGATTCAAGATAGACTTCGTCGTTGTTGGGTCGAGTGCTGAGGTCGCCTCATCACAGAGAAGGACGGTCGGGTTATTCGCTAACGCCCTGGCAATCGCGACACGCTGCTTCTGTCCCCCGCTCAGCTGGGAAGGATACACATCACGCTTGTCGGCTAATCCGACCATTTTCAGCAGCTCTTCCACTCGTTTTTTTCGCTTTGCCTGCGGCATATTGGCTGCCTTCAAAGCAAACGCAATATTCTCAAATACTGTTTTCTGGCTGATCAGATAAAAGTGCTGAAAGATCATCCCGATTTTCAAGCGTGCCTGCCGCAAATTTTCCCTTCTCAGCTTCGTCAGGTCCAGTCCATCAACCGTGATCCTGCCCGAGGTTGGACGCTCCAGCAAATTAATGCAGCGAAGCAGCGAGCTTTTCCCTGCTCCTGAGTATCCGACGATCCCGAATATCTCGCCTTTTTTAACCTCTAGGGATACATTATCGACACCATTGACTACGCCGCTTTTCGTTTTATAAATTTTGTTAAGATTCTGAATACTAATCATATGCCAACCTCTATCCCTGTACATTTTCTACAATAAAAATGCCCCTCTCATCTGAAAGGGGCATCGAAATAAACATCTATCTCGACTTATCTTTCAGAATGTCATCCATTCTGCTGGAATTGGCACCTTCCCTCAATAAAGGGGGTTGCCGGACGTCATAGGGCCAAGTCCCTCGGTCACTCTCGATAAGCAATGTATTTAATTTGATTATGATATTACAGAGTTCTAAACATTCTGTCAACGATAATCTTTTTTGATAAAATTTGTGAAAACGCTTTACTCCTTGCTAAATCAATCAATATCCCGAAAATTTTTTTCACAGCTCATATAAATGGGTTCTCCTATCATCAAAAACAGGAATGGCTTTTCTGACACGCTTCACTTCCTGGAAATCAAGCTCTGTATAAAAGATTCCTTCCCCCGCTTCCCCGCTCAAAAGCAGCTCTCCCCACGGCGCGATGACCATCGAATGACCATTGAACTCATTATTCGGATCTTCACCGACACGGTTGACCGCCACGATATAGCATTGATTCTCAATCGCTCTAGCCTGAAGCAATAGCTGCCAATGATCAATTCGCGGCTTTGGCCACTGGGCAGGGATGAACATAACCGCCGCCCCCTTCAATGCATGGGTCCGCGTCCATTCCGGAAAGCGCAAATCATAGCAAATGATCCCCCCGCACGTCACCCCAGCCAAGGTGAAAACATTCGCCTTCTCCCCTGCACTCATAAACTTATGCTCATCCATCAGCTTGAAAAGATGGGCTTTATCATATTCAGAGACGATATCACCGGATTGATCAACGACATACATCGTATTATAAAACCTGCCGTTCTTCTTTGTCGCAACCGAACCGCCGACAATATGGACGTGATGCTTTGTCGCCAGGCGGCTAAGGAATTTCTTCGTTCGCTCCCCATTAACATCTGCTAATCGTTCAAGCTCCTTTAAGGCATAGCCCGCATTCCACATTTCCGGGAGAACAATCACCTCTGTCCCTGCCTTCGCAGCCTCTTCAATGAACCCTTCCACTTGCCCAAAATTTCTGTCTGGATCAGCAAAAGCCACATCCATTTGTACAACCGCTATTTTCATGACCAATCACCTCACTGTAGACATTTTTAATTAAAGGTTATAGAATTTTAATAATTATTGCAATCTTAGAAACTATTTCCTTATTAAGGGTGAATAATATGACCTATTCAGAACGCTTAAAGAAATTGCCAGACCAGTTTTTTGCCGCACTTGTTCAAAAGGTTAGCCGTGCCATGGCTGAAGGGAGAGATATTATTAATCTCGGGCAAGGAAATCCCGATCAGCCTACCCCTCCGCATATCGTGAAAGCCCTGCAGGCAGCGGCTGAGGACGCACAAACGCATAAATATTCTCCATTCCGCGGCTTAGAGGAATTGAAGGAAGCGGCCGCGGAATTTTATCAAAAGCAATACGGAGTCAAAATCGATCCTAAACAAGAGGTTGCCATCCTTTTTGGAACGAAGGCCGGGCTAGTTGAGCTGCCAATGTGCCTGCTCAACGATGGCGAGCTCATGCTTCTGCCAAACCCAGGCTATCCTGACTATTTATCCGGGGCAGTACTCGCAAACGTCAATGTCGAAACATTCCCGCTCACAAAGGACAATCAATTTTTGCCCGATTATGAGGGCATCCCTTTCGAACAACGGAACGAGGCAAAGCTCATGTATTTAAACTATCCGAACAATCCAACAGGCGCTACGGCGGATCTAGCCTTTTTTGAAAAAACAGTCGCCTTTGCCAAAGAACATAAGATTAACGTCCTGCATGATTTCGCCTATGGCGCGATTGGCTTTGATGGACAAAGGCCGGTCAGCTTCCTTGAAGCGGAAGGCGCAAAGGATGTCGGCATTGAAATGTACACCTTATCGAAAACGTACAATATGGCAGGCTGGCGTGTGGGCTTTGCGGTCGGAAATCCAGCCATCATCGATGCGCTCAATCTCATTCAGGACCATCTGTACGTCAGTCTCTTCCCTGCTGTGCAAAAAGCGGCCATCGCTGCCTTAACCGGGGATCAATCCTGCGTTGACGAACTTGTCGCCCGTTATGAACAGCGACGGAATGCCTTCATTTCTGCCTGCCAAAAAATCGGCTGGGAAGTCGATGCGCCAACCGGCTCCTTCTTTGCCTGGCTTCCGGTCCCTTCCGGCTTCACGAGCGAAAGTTTCGCTGACTTTTTGCTAGAAAAAGCGGATGTAGCCGTTGCAGCGGGCAAAGGGTTTGGTGAATATGGCGAAGGCTATATTCGTGTCGGTCTGTTGGTTGATGAAGACCGGCTTATCGAAGCGGTTGATCGGATTGGAAAGTTAGGGCTATTCAATTCATGATTCAGGAGATAAAAGAGCCTTCTACAAAAGTGTAGAAAGGCTCTTTCCCTATGCTTATTCAAAAGAATAGCTTATCTAATTACTATTTTCATACACTAGACTTCTTGCGTTTTCTTTTTAAAGACAAAGATGGAAATAACGATGATGATGACCGCATAGGCCAATACCCACCAGAGATGTGGAAGCATGGCTTCATAAGTTCCATTTAATACAGCTTTCCCCACTTCAACCGCATGGAAAAATGGCAGTGCATGAGCGATATCCTTAAAAATCCCTCCCACTAACTCTAAATCAAACCAAACGCCCGATAGCCATGCCGCAAAATTCGTAAGGAGAGCGCCACAAATTCCTGTTGCAGCCTTTTCGCTAAACAATGTTCCGCAAATAAGACCAAGACCAATATAGATTAATGCCATAGGTATCAATGCCACCATTACCGCAAAAATCGTCATCGTAAAATCAAGCCCTAGAAATAAGGCGGCAAACAGGCACACAGCGACTTGTATAACTGACATGATCACCAGAGGTAACATATATCCTAAAATAAAATTGTGAGCGGTCATCGGTGTTGTAAATAATCTCGTTAAAAACGAACTAGCACGATCCTTTGCTACTACTTGAGCCGCAAACAATGCCATAAAGGAAAGACCAAACACGGCTATGCCAGGAGCTAATGAAGAAATATCGAATAAGTCCACAGGGATACTGCTATTAATCGCTGATAAAAGGATTAGTAAAATAAGAGGAAAGGCCACACCAAAGAACATTGAAATAGGATCCCTGATAATTTCTTTCATTACTCGATTAGCAAAAATCATCGTTTTCATCCTAACTCCTCCTTTGTTACTATTTTCACAAAGGCATCCTCGAAATTCCCTGTGTTTGTCATAGATAGGAGCTCTTTGACTGTTCCGATGGCTTTTACTTTCCCATCTTTCATGACACAAATACGATCACACAACGCTTCTGCTTCTTCTAAATAATGAGTGGTTAAAACAATGGTTGTTTTTTCTTTCAATTTTTCAATGAGAGCCCATAATTCACGCCGTCCTATAATATCCAAGCCTAATGTAGGCTCATCTAAAAATAATATTTTCGGTTCTGAAATAAGCGCAAGAGCAATGCTGAGTTTCCGTTGCCAACCGCCGGATAACGTTTTACTTTTTTGATTTTCATATGGTTGTAATGAAAACGCAGCAATCATATGAGCTGTTTTTTCTTTGACCTCCATTTTTGAGTATCCATGAATGCCAGCCATTAATTCTAAGTTTTCACGAACAGTCAAATTGGGCGCAATCGCCGTTTCCTGAGGAGAGACTGCGATGATTTCCTTCACTTGTTTTTGGTTTTCTTCAATATCATATCCCAGTATAGATGCACACCCGTTTGTAGGCGCTGTTAAGCAGCACAGCATTTTAATTAACGTTGTTTTCCCTGCTCCATTTACCCCTAATAAACCAAACAACTCTCCCTTTTGGATTGAAAAGGATACATTGTCTACAGCCGTTTTTTCATTGTATTTTTTGGTTAACTGATCAATTGAAATAGCCTGATCCATCATTCATCCTCCTTTTGAAACGGTGTTTGCACAAGATTAAAGAAGGCATGCATCATCTTTTCTGGAACAATAGCAAGGCCTCTATCTTCATCTCCTAAAATAACAAGGGTGTCCCCTGGTTCTATTTGAAATACATCACGTGCTTTTTTAGGAATAACGATTTGCCCGCGTTCTCC
This genomic window from Pradoshia eiseniae contains:
- a CDS encoding bile acid:sodium symporter family protein — protein: MKALERFSQFVSSTFAVWVLIFAALAFFIPSGFSWIAAYITILLGIVMFGMGLTISAADFKEVLTRPKDVLVGVAGQFIIMPTLAFLLVKLFDLPPEIAIGVILVGCCPGGTASNVMTFLSKGDVALSVTITSVTTLLAPFVTPALIFLFASEYIDVAPASLFMSIVKVIVIPIALGFIVQKLFNKQAKASVKVMPLVSVVAIVAIVAAVVAANQQQIAETGLLIFAVVVLHNGLGYLIGYLFGKLFGMNLSKKKAVAIEVGMQNSGLGASLAVAHFSPLAAVPSAIFSVWHNISGPILATIFSRMKDKDGLVEEDKTQSI
- a CDS encoding iron-containing alcohol dehydrogenase family protein, translated to MTVFSVHAAPSEYILKENALDLLEAKLLERNLRKVLVVHGEKSWEAAKSYWPQMEEVQAEEYTYGGDCTLSEIEAVAGLVKQHSLDAVIGVGGGKVLDLVKAVCDETGRQAILIPTLASNCSPWTPLSVIYDESGAFIRYDIYPVCTSLVLVEPRILAEAPVRMLIAGIGDTLAKWYEADVQIADIDPKPVPLQIAHFAARQCKDLLLQSARGAVAAAKAGEVNEDFIQVAETIMMYGGMVGGYGDHYGRIAGAHSIHNGLTALEETHHALHGDKVAYGILVQLVLEDKWMEIVELQPFYEELGLPLSLIDLGVEDVTKAIMEEIAKKATLASESIHVMKVGPITAERVAGAIRRLEQFMECEECG
- a CDS encoding MetQ/NlpA family ABC transporter substrate-binding protein, whose protein sequence is MKKGLTAFILLVVISVLAACGGNESSGDASTESKDIKIGATSGPYSDMVTKAIKPGLEELGYKVEVVEFSDYIQPNKALDTGDIDANLFQHTIYLENFEKENSMDLSALITVPTAPMGIYSNTYKSFDEVKDGATITIPNDPVNAARAFTTLQDEGLLVVDEKADPLKVSEKDIVENKKNLKFQPLESGQLPRSVDSADLAAVPGNFALAAKMDLLSALALENMADQYRNVVAVKADKEDSQLAKDLLKVVEADAFEKVIDEEFEGFGKPEWMK
- a CDS encoding methionine ABC transporter permease, with the translated sequence MGFDFNHFVELIPEINTAFLQTIYMITISLAVAIVIGLPVGIILYVTDKGLFWENKTVQTILGFFVNLIRSIPFIILLVALIPLTDLIVNTTIGPAAASVSLSVAAIPFFARIVETSLREIDKGVIEAAIAAGATPWMIIKDVLLLEARSGIISGITLTLISLIGFSAMAGTVGGGGIGDLAIRYGYYRYDNTIMIATVIILIVLVQVIQFAGDFIAKVIDKR
- a CDS encoding methionine ABC transporter ATP-binding protein, which encodes MISIQNLNKIYKTKSGVVNGVDNVSLEVKKGEIFGIVGYSGAGKSSLLRCINLLERPTSGRITVDGLDLTKLRRENLRQARLKIGMIFQHFYLISQKTVFENIAFALKAANMPQAKRKKRVEELLKMVGLADKRDVYPSQLSGGQKQRVAIARALANNPTVLLCDEATSALDPTTTKSILNLLKKINQELNITIVLITHEMNVVKEICHRMAIMQDGRVIEEGSVYEIFAKPQTDLTKEFISSVVSFDIPEAIYKECEGPIVKVTFRGTVAGEGVISDTLQQFQVKGNFLHGSIEYIQDLPLGIFIMELRGQKEEIHKAISYIKNREAEVEVIQHGL
- a CDS encoding carbon-nitrogen family hydrolase, whose translation is MKIAVVQMDVAFADPDRNFGQVEGFIEEAAKAGTEVIVLPEMWNAGYALKELERLADVNGERTKKFLSRLATKHHVHIVGGSVATKKNGRFYNTMYVVDQSGDIVSEYDKAHLFKLMDEHKFMSAGEKANVFTLAGVTCGGIICYDLRFPEWTRTHALKGAAVMFIPAQWPKPRIDHWQLLLQARAIENQCYIVAVNRVGEDPNNEFNGHSMVIAPWGELLLSGEAGEGIFYTELDFQEVKRVRKAIPVFDDRRTHLYEL
- a CDS encoding pyridoxal phosphate-dependent aminotransferase, with amino-acid sequence MTYSERLKKLPDQFFAALVQKVSRAMAEGRDIINLGQGNPDQPTPPHIVKALQAAAEDAQTHKYSPFRGLEELKEAAAEFYQKQYGVKIDPKQEVAILFGTKAGLVELPMCLLNDGELMLLPNPGYPDYLSGAVLANVNVETFPLTKDNQFLPDYEGIPFEQRNEAKLMYLNYPNNPTGATADLAFFEKTVAFAKEHKINVLHDFAYGAIGFDGQRPVSFLEAEGAKDVGIEMYTLSKTYNMAGWRVGFAVGNPAIIDALNLIQDHLYVSLFPAVQKAAIAALTGDQSCVDELVARYEQRRNAFISACQKIGWEVDAPTGSFFAWLPVPSGFTSESFADFLLEKADVAVAAGKGFGEYGEGYIRVGLLVDEDRLIEAVDRIGKLGLFNS
- a CDS encoding ABC transporter permease, which codes for MKTMIFANRVMKEIIRDPISMFFGVAFPLILLILLSAINSSIPVDLFDISSLAPGIAVFGLSFMALFAAQVVAKDRASSFLTRLFTTPMTAHNFILGYMLPLVIMSVIQVAVCLFAALFLGLDFTMTIFAVMVALIPMALIYIGLGLICGTLFSEKAATGICGALLTNFAAWLSGVWFDLELVGGIFKDIAHALPFFHAVEVGKAVLNGTYEAMLPHLWWVLAYAVIIIVISIFVFKKKTQEV
- a CDS encoding ABC transporter ATP-binding protein; translation: MDQAISIDQLTKKYNEKTAVDNVSFSIQKGELFGLLGVNGAGKTTLIKMLCCLTAPTNGCASILGYDIEENQKQVKEIIAVSPQETAIAPNLTVRENLELMAGIHGYSKMEVKEKTAHMIAAFSLQPYENQKSKTLSGGWQRKLSIALALISEPKILFLDEPTLGLDIIGRRELWALIEKLKEKTTIVLTTHYLEEAEALCDRICVMKDGKVKAIGTVKELLSMTNTGNFEDAFVKIVTKEELG